The genomic DNA TCACAAAAATGTCTCTTGTAGATCCCCATCATGTAAAGCCATGTGGCATTATAGATGTGTTCCAAGGCTATATTAGCCTTGATTAATAATCAATTAATAAAAGACATACCATCAAAAATCAGTAGATTTTTGCATATCAGaagaactcaaatcaaattacTTTTTGCGTATTTAGGACATCTGCTAGCTCATGAGTGATTCTGATATTGGAGAGTTAATAATAGATGCTAATAAATGTCCCATCTTGTTTATATGGAGTTACCTATGTCTGTCTGATGCAAGTGATACTACCTGCATAAAAATGCACGTCACTGCATTAAGAATATTGTCATGGAAATGTGTAATGCTCTGGGTATGATAGTGTGTGTGATAAGGAAAAGAGGAATTCAACAGAACAACATTTAAACAGTGTGCATGTTTACTAGGAGTGGACCTAAGGAGTTGGAATATGGCTGAGACACTTAGGTGCCCAGAAAAGAACCACCAACCGCTCTTGTCGCCACTATATCATTGGGATCCAGGGCAACATATCATGTATCGCTTTTATGGGGTATTGTGCCTCTATAGGCAGGGAATTTCAAGAAAGGGATTACTGGCCTTTTAAAATTTGGTAGAACACCCTTTGTTAAAAATTACTGCAATTAAGCAATTCCTATAGCCATAAAATATCTTTCTACACCCCTCTTTGGTCAATTTGCACTGCTCTGCTTTAGAAAACTACTCCACATCTCCAGATTTGAAGGATGCCTACTGCAGACTGCAGTTTTCAGATTTCTCCACAAATGTTTCAGAACAGtcaagcattttctttttaaaactaaaaCACTGCAAATACTAAACAATTTGTGGCAGAACTGGTacattcaaatcatttataatgATCAAAACGTTTTTGGCACAACTAAAATAGCTTAATTTTGCAAAAACGAATTTAAACTAAAAAGTTTCATTTTgtttaaaacagagaaaataaaatacattttatttttcagtacaaGAAGCTTTAAAGTCCATGATCTACCCCTTCAGTGCTCCCTCAGTAATACCACATCAAGGTGCAACTGGTAACCCTTCGTCAGGTACTCAGAATACTCCATCTGTACACAGAGTACCAAGTAAACCCGACACATTGGCTGTAATAAAACCACTGCCTCAGAAATACAGAAGAAAGATATTGAGCAATGAAGAAATGGAATATATCCAAGTAAGCAACGTGAAACTACGAGTCTTGTATTAATTTTTGAAATGCATGCTTTGCTTTCAGTTCAGGACGTGGTCAGCACCTGTTTTATAACGTTTTTACATTGTTGAAGAAATGATTGTTTATGAAGTTAAGTAAACTGAATTGCAGGttaagaagaaaaatataaaataaccttTTATTATTGTAAGAAGGTTTATTTTGGGGACTGCCTGTCAATTTAAGCAGGGAAACTGAACTGAAACCTGTTCACTTCACTAACATAACTGGGAAGGAAAGATCAAGGAATGGCCATCTGTGGTAGGGTATTTTCAATAATCTGTCAAGTGCAAGTTTAGGGGGTGAATTTCAGATGTTTTATAAGTGTTTAATTCAGAGTAGATTTGCTGTTTGGTAATGTGAAAGATTGCCAAATTTTAACGCATCATAAAATAGGTGGTTTTATGTGAGTAACTTATTTTTACTACACATAAGCAGCCAATGTGTTGACCACTGGCTCTTGGACTATTTTTGGACGGAAGCTAGATAAGTAAGACGTTGGctgtatgtttttataaatagtGTATTTTTCCTACTGTTTCACAAAGAGCATGTACATTGTTTTCAAGCAAAACTATTTGACCATTAAAAGCTAGTGTTCTTTATAGACCGTTATGATAAACTGAATCTATATTTTTAGCAATGGTCTCGCATTAATTGTGCAAAAACTCTATATCCTAAATAATGAACAAACTTGtacttattacaaaaaaaaaatttttgtaagtAACACAGTTCACTTGTTTTTTCAGCGTGGAGGTCCTGAATAAGAAGTCCGAGGCAAGATTCAAGTGTGCAATTGCATCATGCCAAGACATTaaaatgtgttatataaatattaaaatatcaacAATTGTAAAGTAGTAGTTTTAATGAATAACTATGGTAGCTTCTCACACAAGTTGGCAACCAGTAACCTTGTTTTTCTTTAAGAAGCAACTTTAGGAAATgttgtatttacattttgtaaaaataaaaaaaattcaagtaatATGACTGGCATTATTTAGTCAGAAATATTTAATGCACTGGGTATTTACTAAATTATTAGGTTAAAAGAGTAATACATTGCGTAGGCAACAAGATTAAAGTTTAGGTGgcttatttattctgttttaataCTACTTAAATATGTTTATCAATCCGTATAGAATTCACAATACATATTGCTTGATTTATTAACTTATTGGAATAAATATCATGCAAGACTAGTGCCAGACAATAGCTTATCTCTGCCTGCAGtgaaacacaggctgagaatctgctCCCCCCGCTGCTCatctgctctgcctgcacctggaagcattgtctctgctcgggtgcaggcagacacgTCTTATTTTGGTGCAGGAATCTGCCCTGTCTGCAGGAAGAGAAGGGGAGCAGCCAGCAGCAGATACTCCATCTGAGGAGAATTCGTATTGTCTGGCCCTAGACTAAGGCCAGCTGAAAATTAATAATAAACAGAGCTGTTTTCATACACAGTAGCCTgtgatttaaccctttaaatgccacagatcgtagaatctacgttctgtggcaaaggtacttgaaatgccacagaacgtagattctacgttctgcagcacttccgggttcagaagcggaggagcggctgttagagccgctcgctccgttcctgctcgatcccctgcccctaggcaacgagcagagcaggggatcgagtggcccctggggcgcgatcgcccaggggcccaaaaacagcagcaggcacgtgttacttacgtgtcctgctgctgcagcctgcaccggatcgacgatctccgcccccacagcacacagacaggaaccacgaggcagatgtcttccagggagtcttcctgatcgcctgcaacagtctccagcgattttttcaggttagtgcaacaattatacacacaaacacaccaacacacacttattacagtaatacacacttagattcacacttacacacacttacacatacatttttggggattgggggggtcacttacactcactgcacttacacacatgtgcacacgcacacacgcacacataacatgtaatttaccatttgtacacacgcacacgcacatacatggcattgtggctttttttttttttttcttatcgcatcgtctctttttttggctgaaaaaaatgttttattgccattacgaatagcgtattcgctaaccgtactgtgcaatatcttttttatgttatttcggtgattatattgcaattttgggtattttggtgcatttttagccattttattgaatttttagccattttattgcattttcagctctgcgtatgttgtgttcacttgtttctagccgtataacctgtttggcccagctaaaatattcaaactgtgattctgacggccgataacactagtctggaaaaaaaacattgatttttgtggttttattggatttttttgcatttcactctttactgccttattttgttttgccttgtaaattttatctactttatatccatttgggggtctctgtgcgccacatagtttggtatatctatgcatattgggcatcaaagtgttcagtagacccctggcgttcatatttaggatgttttatgctgatacgttacgaaatgtggggcatataatggggtaaaattcaagctttgtgacgattttcagaaatttgataaaaaccgttatgttcagcattgctttgcagtttggcagtttgcagtagaaacacttatttacccatattggattcttcagaatgtgtactttctgaaaatatatggttttctggggtctctgtactgttaggggggtctaatgtcgcataatacacacaccaggtgctcatattgcagcagccagcgcgtcagccgtgaaaatgtatatacactattgtcatttgggggtctctgtgcgccacatagtttggtatatctatgcatattgggcatcaaagtgttcagtagacccctggcgttcatatttaggatgttttatgctgatacgttacgaaatgtggggcatataatggggtaaaattcaagctttgtgacgattttcagaaatttgataaaaaccgttattttcagcattgctttgcagtttggcagtttgcagtagaaacacttatttacccatattggattcgtcagaatgtgtactttctgaaaatatatggttttctggggtctctgtactgttaggggggtctaatgtcgcataatacacacaccaggtgctcatattgcagcagccagcgtcagccgtgaaaatgtatatacactattgtcatttgggggtctctgtacaccacatagtttggtatatctatgcatactgggcatcaaagtgttcagtagacccctggcgttcatatttaggatgttttatgctgatacgttacgaaatgtgtggcatataatggggtagaattcaagctttgtgacgattttcagaaatttaataaaaaccgttatgttcagcattgctttgcagtttggcagtttgcagtagaaacacttatttacccatattggattcgtcagaatgtgtactttctgaaaatatatggttttctggggtctctgtactgttaggggggtctaatgtcgcataatacacactccaggtgctcatattgcagcagccagagcgtcagccgtgaaaatgtatatacactattgtcatttgggggtctctgtgcgccacatagtttggtatatctatgcatattgggcatcaaagtgttcagtagacccctggcgttcatatttaggatgttttatgctgataagttatgaaatgtggggcatataatggggtaaaattcaagctttgtgacgattttcagaaatttgataaaaaccgttatgttcagcattgctttgctgtttgccagtttgcagtagaaacacttatttacccatattggattcgtcagaatgtgtactttctgaaaatatatggttttctggggtc from Xenopus laevis strain J_2021 chromosome 5S, Xenopus_laevis_v10.1, whole genome shotgun sequence includes the following:
- the mrps36.S gene encoding mitochondrial ribosomal protein S36 S homeolog, which encodes MGSKMAAASRVVQVVKPHVPAIRFPDRKNSPKPSVQEALKSMIYPFSAPSVIPHQGATGNPSSGTQNTPSVHRVPSKPDTLAVIKPLPQKYRRKILSNEEMEYIQRGGPE